From Cecembia calidifontis, one genomic window encodes:
- a CDS encoding fatty acid desaturase, with translation MTSKEKTTSDSLGYKGILIALSIMLTWLVSLVFLLQWEINWKNPLTYLAILFQMHLYTGLFITAHDAMHGVVAFNKKINHTIGWIAAILFSFNFYWKLFPKHHEHHRYVATDKDPDYHASGNFFLWYFSFIKQYLSIWQFLLMAISFNILKLLIPTENLIVFWMLPAILSTLQLFYFGTYLPHMGESDNKHHSHSQKQNHFWAFISCYFFGYHYEHHDSPGTPWWKLWRVKEAYGKN, from the coding sequence ATGACATCAAAAGAAAAAACTACTTCAGATTCCCTTGGCTACAAAGGAATTCTTATTGCTTTGAGCATCATGCTTACTTGGTTGGTTTCTTTGGTGTTTTTGTTACAATGGGAAATAAACTGGAAAAATCCACTTACCTACCTTGCCATACTTTTCCAAATGCACCTTTATACGGGTTTATTTATTACAGCACATGATGCCATGCACGGTGTGGTGGCATTCAATAAAAAAATCAATCATACCATAGGCTGGATTGCAGCGATTCTGTTTTCATTTAATTTTTATTGGAAGCTTTTCCCGAAACACCATGAACATCATCGCTATGTCGCCACGGACAAAGACCCTGACTATCATGCCTCTGGAAATTTCTTCCTTTGGTATTTCAGCTTTATCAAACAGTATTTAAGTATTTGGCAGTTTCTCTTAATGGCAATAAGCTTTAATATCCTCAAACTGTTGATTCCAACGGAGAATCTGATTGTGTTTTGGATGTTACCAGCTATACTTTCCACCTTACAGTTATTTTACTTCGGCACTTATTTGCCACACATGGGAGAATCTGACAACAAACATCACTCCCATAGTCAAAAGCAAAACCATTTTTGGGCTTTTATTTCCTGCTATTTTTTTGGCTATCACTATGAACACCATGATTCTCCCGGAACACCTTGGTGGAAACTTTGGCGGGTAAAGGAAGCCTATGGAAAAAATTAA
- a CDS encoding tRNA threonylcarbamoyladenosine dehydratase: protein MNDFAWLSRTELITGREGLEKLAKKHVLIVGLGGVGSFAAEFICRSGIGEMTIIDGDVVDISNCNRQLPATQKNVGQSKAEWMEERLLSINPKLKIHVIKEFLRPEPMTQLLAENEFDYVVDCIDSFTPKLHLIEGAYRRGFPLVSSMGAGGKVDPTQIRIADISKTYNCKLARMVRKRLKKRNIFKGFKAVFSTELYIKESLMLTDGRNFKKSAYGTMSFLPAAFGCSCASVVVNDLLSGN, encoded by the coding sequence ATGAATGATTTTGCCTGGCTTTCACGGACGGAACTGATAACAGGACGTGAAGGATTGGAAAAGTTAGCGAAAAAACATGTGCTGATAGTGGGCTTAGGGGGAGTGGGTTCCTTTGCTGCGGAGTTTATTTGTAGGAGCGGAATTGGCGAAATGACCATTATCGATGGCGATGTGGTGGACATCAGCAATTGCAACAGGCAGCTGCCTGCCACCCAAAAAAATGTGGGACAATCTAAGGCCGAATGGATGGAAGAGCGCCTTTTGAGCATCAATCCAAAGTTGAAAATCCATGTGATCAAAGAGTTCTTAAGGCCTGAACCCATGACCCAACTTTTGGCTGAAAACGAGTTCGATTATGTGGTGGATTGTATTGATAGCTTTACTCCAAAATTACATTTGATTGAAGGGGCCTACCGAAGGGGATTTCCATTGGTCAGCTCTATGGGGGCAGGTGGAAAGGTAGATCCAACCCAAATTCGGATCGCGGATATTTCTAAGACTTATAATTGTAAACTGGCGAGAATGGTCAGGAAAAGGCTCAAAAAGAGAAATATCTTTAAAGGGTTCAAGGCTGTATTTTCCACAGAACTTTACATCAAAGAGAGTTTGATGCTTACTGATGGCCGGAATTTCAAAAAATCAGCATACGGAACCATGTCCTTTTTGCCAGCAGCTTTTGGTTGCAGTTGTGCATCCGTGGTGGTAAATGATTTACTTTCAGGGAATTAA
- a CDS encoding TatD family hydrolase produces MTYLDIHTHQEPRSNRIYNLLDKSPPNSPYSFGIHPWYLDNNWKNRINEIENKIHDPNLFAIGECGFDLLRGPEENLQVEAFMAQAKLAKKHHLPLILHCVKGLHLLQQYLKTEKNPPFIIWHGFNQKARIAQSILQFPVYFSFGEAIFKEGSNAQIWLKSCPLDRIFLETDTSEKNISSIYEQASLILRLPVQSLDRQLRENWKKISKRGIDE; encoded by the coding sequence ATGACCTATTTGGATATCCATACCCACCAAGAACCCAGATCCAACCGGATCTATAATTTGCTGGATAAATCCCCCCCAAACTCCCCCTATTCTTTTGGAATTCATCCCTGGTACCTGGACAACAATTGGAAGAATCGGATAAATGAAATCGAAAACAAAATCCATGATCCCAATCTTTTTGCCATTGGGGAATGTGGATTTGACCTCCTTAGAGGCCCGGAGGAGAATTTGCAAGTAGAGGCTTTTATGGCGCAGGCAAAACTTGCCAAAAAACACCATTTGCCTCTAATTCTCCATTGTGTGAAAGGACTCCACCTATTACAACAATACCTGAAAACTGAAAAAAATCCTCCTTTTATTATCTGGCATGGCTTCAACCAAAAGGCAAGAATAGCTCAGAGCATTTTACAGTTTCCGGTTTACTTTTCTTTTGGGGAAGCCATATTTAAGGAAGGTTCTAACGCCCAAATTTGGCTTAAAAGTTGTCCTCTGGACCGTATATTTTTAGAAACTGATACCTCTGAAAAAAATATTTCCTCCATTTATGAACAAGCTTCCCTAATTTTGCGCCTTCCTGTCCAAAGCTTGGACAGACAACTTAGAGAAAACTGGAAAAAAATATCAAAAAGAGGAATTGATGAATGA
- a CDS encoding MaoC family dehydratase: MNPITIGSFEDFEKFIGQDLGVSDYHQITQEQINKFADATLDHQWIHTDPERARSEGAFGDTIAHGYLTLSLVPYLWEQIVHVQNLKMMVNYGIENLRFAQAVLVNNEVRLNAHLKNVVNLRGTIKAEVDVKLEIKDQRKPAFTGTLVFLYHFHA; this comes from the coding sequence ATGAACCCGATCACTATTGGAAGTTTTGAAGACTTCGAAAAATTCATTGGACAGGACCTCGGTGTTTCTGATTACCACCAAATCACCCAAGAGCAGATCAATAAATTTGCCGATGCGACTTTGGACCATCAATGGATCCATACTGACCCGGAGAGGGCCAGATCAGAAGGAGCGTTTGGAGACACCATAGCCCACGGTTACCTGACCTTATCTTTGGTACCTTATCTCTGGGAACAGATTGTACATGTGCAAAATCTCAAAATGATGGTCAATTACGGGATTGAAAACCTGCGTTTCGCACAGGCCGTCCTGGTCAATAATGAAGTCAGGCTGAATGCCCATCTAAAAAACGTGGTCAACTTAAGAGGTACTATCAAAGCTGAAGTGGATGTCAAACTGGAAATCAAAGACCAAAGAAAACCTGCCTTTACCGGAACTTTGGTGTTTTTATACCATTTCCATGCATAA
- a CDS encoding MerR family transcriptional regulator, with protein MSTYSIKDLEQLSGIKAHTLRIWEQRYNLLSPKRTDTNIRYYDDDDLKLILNVALLNDNGYKISKIAGMAMEEMREEVVKLTERSLTHDDQIHALTICMIEMDEERFDKVLSTNILKIGFEQTMMNIIYPFMSKIGVLWQTGAINPAQEHFISNLVRQKLIVAIDGQVSKSNGKKFILFLPEGELHEISILFAAFLIKNQGHKVIYLGQNTPSDDLLAVYKLHQPEYLVTVITTSPSAEYVQEYLEALADRFSATKIIVSGYQIVGQDLKLPKNVFAMHYIRQLKDYLKEIEFATQEK; from the coding sequence GTGAGTACTTATTCCATCAAGGATCTTGAACAGTTGTCCGGTATAAAAGCCCACACGCTGCGCATCTGGGAGCAGCGGTATAACCTGCTTTCTCCAAAGCGGACAGATACCAATATTCGCTATTATGATGATGACGACCTCAAACTTATCCTAAATGTAGCTTTGTTAAACGACAATGGCTACAAGATCAGCAAGATTGCAGGGATGGCCATGGAAGAGATGAGGGAGGAGGTTGTCAAACTGACTGAAAGGAGCCTAACCCACGATGATCAGATACATGCCCTGACCATTTGTATGATAGAAATGGACGAGGAGCGTTTTGATAAAGTCTTATCTACCAATATCCTAAAGATTGGATTTGAACAGACGATGATGAACATCATCTATCCATTCATGTCCAAAATAGGCGTATTGTGGCAGACCGGTGCCATCAATCCTGCCCAAGAACACTTTATAAGTAACCTGGTAAGGCAAAAACTCATAGTGGCCATTGATGGACAGGTATCCAAAAGCAATGGGAAAAAATTTATCCTTTTCCTACCTGAAGGTGAACTTCATGAAATATCCATCCTTTTTGCTGCCTTTTTGATCAAAAATCAAGGCCATAAGGTTATCTACCTGGGACAAAACACGCCATCTGATGATTTATTGGCCGTTTATAAACTTCACCAACCCGAATATTTGGTTACGGTGATTACCACCTCTCCCAGTGCTGAATATGTACAGGAATACCTGGAGGCCCTGGCCGATAGATTCTCAGCTACCAAAATCATTGTTTCAGGATATCAAATTGTGGGACAGGACCTTAAGCTGCCAAAGAATGTTTTCGCCATGCACTATATCAGGCAACTTAAGGATTATCTCAAAGAAATAGAGTTTGCTACTCAGGAGAAATAG
- a CDS encoding phytoene desaturase family protein yields the protein MPQKKVVVIGSGFAGLSTATHLAHAGYHVTILEKNITPGGRARKFEAEGFVFDMGPSWYWMPDVFEKYFANFGKKPSDYYNLVRLDPSYTVVFGENQFVNIPADLKAFKALLESMEPGVGPKLDAFLEQAAYKYKVGINDLVYRPSRSLFEFTNPGLLADIIRMDVFQSMAKHVRKFFKDEQIIRLMEFPVIFLGETAENIPALYSLMNYADIVLGTWYPMGGMHEIVKGMVSLAEEKGVKIHLGADVSHIDVQSGTAKSVVLKNGQKFEADVVVAAADYHHVDSQLLAPEFRNYNEKYWDKRVMAPSSLLFYLGIDKKLENLTHHCLFFDEPMGPHANAIYKNPRWPERPLFYLSAASKTDPSVAPEGKENLVILIPLAPDLEDGEEIREKYYNMVMDRLERLTGQEIRSHVIFKRSYAHSDFKSDYNAFKGNAYGLANTLLQTAILKPSLKSKKVKNLYYTGQLTVPGPGVPPTIISGHVVAREIIKENNL from the coding sequence ATGCCGCAAAAAAAGGTGGTAGTTATCGGATCCGGATTTGCGGGTTTGTCCACAGCTACCCATTTGGCACATGCAGGATATCATGTAACCATACTTGAAAAAAATATTACCCCCGGCGGAAGAGCCCGAAAGTTCGAAGCCGAGGGTTTTGTTTTTGATATGGGGCCATCCTGGTATTGGATGCCTGATGTTTTCGAAAAATATTTTGCAAATTTTGGGAAAAAGCCCTCCGACTACTACAACTTGGTCAGGCTTGACCCTTCTTATACCGTGGTTTTCGGGGAAAACCAATTTGTAAATATTCCAGCAGACCTGAAAGCCTTCAAGGCTCTGCTAGAAAGCATGGAACCCGGAGTAGGACCAAAGTTAGATGCATTCTTGGAACAAGCTGCCTACAAATATAAAGTTGGCATCAATGACCTGGTATACAGACCAAGCAGGTCGCTTTTTGAATTCACCAACCCCGGCCTTTTAGCAGATATCATCAGAATGGATGTCTTCCAATCCATGGCCAAACACGTCAGGAAATTTTTCAAGGATGAACAAATCATCCGGTTGATGGAATTTCCAGTGATATTCCTTGGAGAAACCGCGGAAAACATTCCTGCGCTCTACAGCTTGATGAATTATGCAGACATAGTCTTGGGTACTTGGTATCCTATGGGGGGTATGCATGAAATCGTAAAAGGCATGGTGAGTTTGGCAGAAGAAAAAGGGGTGAAAATCCATCTTGGAGCCGATGTATCCCATATTGATGTCCAAAGTGGAACAGCAAAAAGTGTTGTACTGAAGAATGGACAAAAGTTTGAAGCAGATGTGGTGGTAGCTGCGGCTGATTATCACCATGTAGATAGTCAGCTTTTGGCCCCTGAATTCAGAAACTACAACGAAAAATACTGGGACAAAAGGGTCATGGCCCCATCATCCCTCCTGTTTTACCTGGGAATAGATAAAAAACTTGAAAACCTTACCCACCACTGTCTTTTCTTCGATGAGCCAATGGGGCCCCATGCCAATGCCATTTACAAAAATCCAAGGTGGCCGGAAAGACCGCTGTTCTATTTGTCAGCAGCCTCCAAAACAGACCCAAGTGTAGCTCCTGAAGGTAAAGAAAACCTGGTCATTTTGATTCCTTTGGCACCGGATCTGGAAGATGGAGAAGAAATCAGGGAGAAATATTACAACATGGTCATGGACCGCTTAGAAAGATTGACAGGACAGGAAATAAGAAGTCATGTGATTTTTAAGCGCTCCTATGCCCACAGTGATTTCAAATCAGATTACAATGCCTTCAAGGGAAATGCTTACGGCCTGGCCAATACCCTATTGCAAACAGCCATACTCAAGCCATCTTTAAAGAGCAAAAAAGTCAAAAACCTGTACTACACCGGCCAATTGACCGTACCTGGTCCCGGGGTTCCTCCAACAATCATTTCTGGCCATGTAGTAGCAAGAGAAATCATAAAAGAAAACAATTTGTAG
- a CDS encoding 4-hydroxy-3-methylbut-2-enyl diphosphate reductase — translation MLNLQVHIDQHSGFCFGVVYAIEMAEEILEEQGYLYCLGDIVHNDEEVNRLTQKGLKIIDHNQLKSLRDEKVLIRAHGEPPSTYELAINNNLTLIDASCPVVLKLQNRIKNSFDKDETIYIYGKHGHAEVVGLLGQTNNKAVVFQDISELDLPSLPKNLTLYSQTTKSTDKFYEINDILKENGISVNTNDTICRQVSNRDKELREFADKFDKIIFVSGTKSSNGKVLYNVCKDKNPNTHFVSNPEQVNRDWFSENETVGICGATSTPMWLMEQVKERIEKF, via the coding sequence ATGTTGAACTTGCAAGTACATATTGACCAACACTCAGGTTTCTGTTTTGGTGTAGTCTATGCAATAGAAATGGCCGAAGAAATCCTAGAAGAGCAAGGATACTTGTATTGTTTGGGAGATATCGTTCACAATGACGAAGAAGTCAACCGTCTTACACAAAAAGGGCTTAAAATCATTGACCACAATCAATTAAAAAGCCTCCGGGATGAAAAAGTCCTGATCCGGGCACATGGTGAACCTCCTTCTACTTATGAACTGGCTATAAACAACAATCTGACACTAATAGATGCCAGCTGTCCTGTTGTGCTCAAACTCCAAAATAGAATTAAAAACTCTTTTGATAAAGATGAAACCATCTATATCTATGGCAAACATGGACATGCTGAGGTAGTGGGGCTACTGGGACAGACCAATAACAAAGCAGTTGTATTTCAGGACATCTCCGAATTGGATCTGCCTTCACTGCCCAAGAACCTGACACTTTACAGTCAGACCACCAAAAGCACGGATAAATTTTACGAAATCAATGATATTCTAAAAGAAAATGGCATCTCGGTCAATACCAATGATACCATATGCAGGCAGGTTTCTAACCGGGACAAAGAGTTAAGGGAGTTTGCAGATAAGTTTGATAAAATTATTTTCGTAAGCGGAACTAAATCCTCCAATGGAAAAGTTCTTTACAATGTCTGCAAGGACAAAAATCCGAATACACACTTTGTTTCCAATCCTGAGCAGGTAAACAGAGATTGGTTCTCTGAAAACGAAACTGTCGGAATCTGTGGGGCTACTTCCACTCCTATGTGGCTCATGGAACAAGTAAAAGAAAGGATTGAGAAGTTTTAA
- a CDS encoding BamA/TamA family outer membrane protein yields MKKFCFSLGLFFCSFLLQAQELEKKETKGGIDRLFDFGDQVIDFISSDKWTIIPAVVYSPETNLGLGARALRIFRPQGEKGKNLRPSTLPITFLYTFNNQSIFTTELEWWADENKSYLNARLELSNFPFKYYGIGDFAARSPGEPYTTRYASFQINYERMFFKGLYLGPKYEFRADDISKRVEGGLLETDRPLGYDGQRISGLGLVLNYDTRDNIFQPHKGWFNRMGYMDYSNFLGSNFEFNQFIVDLRKYLTIKRQNSLALQSWWSFTSDKAPFQNISLIGGSDRMRGYFEGKYRDQHAMVHQAEYRFRVHRNLGMVVFGHMGQVAGNLQQFDWKRFKYGGGFGLRYKITEDGLNIRLDFAFGDQRAFYFGLNEVI; encoded by the coding sequence ATGAAAAAATTTTGCTTTTCCTTGGGGCTATTTTTTTGCAGTTTCTTACTTCAAGCACAAGAACTTGAAAAAAAAGAAACCAAAGGCGGCATTGATAGGCTTTTTGATTTCGGGGATCAGGTAATCGATTTTATATCCAGTGACAAATGGACGATCATACCTGCAGTGGTTTACAGCCCGGAAACGAATTTGGGTCTTGGAGCAAGAGCCCTAAGGATATTTAGGCCTCAGGGTGAAAAAGGAAAAAACCTTAGACCCTCCACTCTACCTATTACCTTTTTGTACACTTTCAATAATCAAAGCATTTTTACTACAGAATTGGAATGGTGGGCGGATGAGAACAAGTCGTATCTCAATGCAAGGCTGGAACTATCCAATTTTCCTTTTAAGTACTATGGAATAGGCGATTTTGCGGCGAGGAGTCCTGGAGAACCTTACACTACACGGTATGCTTCCTTTCAAATTAATTATGAGCGGATGTTTTTCAAAGGATTATACTTGGGGCCTAAATACGAGTTCCGTGCAGATGACATATCCAAAAGAGTAGAAGGTGGATTACTGGAGACAGACAGGCCCTTAGGTTATGATGGACAAAGAATATCCGGATTGGGACTCGTTCTCAACTATGATACCAGAGACAATATTTTCCAACCTCACAAAGGCTGGTTTAACCGAATGGGTTATATGGATTACAGCAATTTTTTAGGCAGCAATTTTGAATTCAATCAATTCATTGTCGACCTCAGAAAATATTTAACCATAAAAAGACAAAATTCATTAGCGCTGCAAAGCTGGTGGAGTTTTACATCTGACAAAGCCCCTTTTCAAAACATCTCTTTGATAGGGGGAAGTGACAGGATGCGGGGATATTTTGAAGGCAAATATAGGGACCAACATGCCATGGTACATCAGGCGGAATACAGATTCCGGGTTCACAGAAACCTCGGCATGGTGGTTTTTGGACATATGGGACAAGTAGCTGGAAACTTACAGCAATTTGATTGGAAAAGGTTTAAATACGGAGGAGGATTTGGCTTAAGGTACAAAATCACAGAGGATGGGTTGAATATCCGGCTGGATTTTGCTTTTGGTGACCAACGTGCATTTTATTTCGGCTTGAATGAAGTCATTTAG
- a CDS encoding phytoene/squalene synthase family protein has translation MDAKLLFDQTTFECSKLITQRYSTSFTLGIKTLDKKFHLPIYAIYGFVRYADEIVDTFHDKDKKALLDQFKKDTYEAIENKISLNPVLHAFQLIVNQYQIELDLIEAFLKSMEMDLDFKTYNDSKYHEYIYGSAEVVGLMCLKVFVEGDQKQYESLKSPACKLGAAFQKVNFLRDIKSDFEERGRVYFPGVDFNSFDKSAKELIEEDIQKDFDEALDGIKRLPKGAKLGVKVAYLYYQKLFDKIKGLPAETITQKRIRIPNTKKLSLLLGTYFGMKLGFS, from the coding sequence ATGGATGCAAAATTGCTTTTTGATCAGACCACATTTGAATGCAGCAAGTTGATAACCCAACGTTACAGCACAAGCTTTACTTTGGGTATCAAGACCTTGGACAAAAAGTTCCATTTGCCTATTTATGCTATCTATGGCTTTGTCAGGTATGCCGATGAAATTGTTGATACCTTTCATGACAAAGACAAAAAAGCCTTGTTGGATCAGTTCAAAAAAGATACCTACGAAGCCATAGAAAACAAAATCAGTTTGAATCCGGTCCTTCATGCATTTCAGTTGATCGTCAATCAATACCAAATCGAATTGGATTTGATTGAGGCATTCTTGAAAAGCATGGAGATGGATCTGGATTTCAAAACCTACAATGATTCAAAATACCATGAGTATATCTACGGATCAGCGGAAGTGGTTGGATTGATGTGCTTGAAAGTTTTTGTAGAAGGTGATCAAAAGCAATATGAAAGCCTGAAATCCCCTGCCTGTAAATTAGGCGCTGCTTTCCAAAAAGTTAACTTCTTACGTGACATCAAGAGCGATTTTGAAGAAAGAGGGCGGGTATATTTTCCTGGAGTCGATTTTAATTCCTTCGATAAATCTGCAAAAGAATTGATAGAAGAAGATATACAGAAAGATTTTGATGAGGCACTTGATGGCATCAAAAGGCTTCCCAAAGGTGCTAAGCTGGGAGTGAAGGTCGCATATCTTTATTATCAAAAACTTTTTGATAAAATCAAAGGTTTACCAGCGGAGACCATTACCCAAAAACGGATCAGGATTCCCAATACAAAGAAATTATCTCTTTTATTGGGGACATACTTCGGAATGAAATTAGGCTTTAGCTAA
- a CDS encoding TonB-dependent receptor, with translation MRLSFLLLAILFSFNQAIAQMGEIRGRVFNPVNNEGIPFANVAILGTDYGTVTDIDGNYVLSNLEPGLYNVRASFIGYRSQTRFEIQVTRARAVQLNFELREEASDLSEVTVNAEFSRSDETPISVRRLNTNEIERYPGGNRDISRVIQSLPGVASTASFRNDIIIRGGAPNENKFFIDDIEVPVINHFATQGSSGGPVGILNVNLIKNVDVITGGFPADRMNSLSSFFNFELKEGRSDRMFTQMTIGASEFTFSNEGPLGEKTTYLISARRSYLQLLFRALGLPFLPDFYDFQVKTVTKINDKTELTFLGVGAIDLFSLNFDEPRNETIEERESRLYLLDNLPISTQWNYTTGLRLKRFRENGFWTFILSRNMLNNRSFKYAGNDDSTRDNILFDYLSQESENKFRAENSIFKGPFTLKYGFNYEFSRFTISNFDRFTLAPIGQVINVNDKSFFNSYGGFVSASKNYLNERLLISGGVRIDGSDFGQTAQNPLNQISPRVSVSYQFKPNLFWTTNAGIYYQRPPYTALGFRNNEGELVNQLNDIRFIRSTQFITGIEKVVPQKSRRFGVEAFYKHYNNYPSSVINGIALANLGADFGVIGNEEVRSDAQGRAYGLEFLAQQRFFNNFYGIGAVTLVRSEFTNPNTEGFIPSAWDNRIIVSLTAGKRFGKNWELGARWRYLGGTPYTPIDVETSTLIDVWNLRGQPLLDFNQINALRLQAFHQLDLRIDKKYFFNKWNLNWFIDIQNAYNFEAEQPPLLIPVRNPDGSIKINPNDPSRYEMRLIDNPAGTLLPTIGLIVEF, from the coding sequence ATGAGACTTTCATTTCTATTATTAGCAATTTTATTTTCATTTAACCAGGCCATTGCCCAAATGGGTGAAATACGGGGAAGGGTTTTTAATCCAGTCAATAATGAAGGGATCCCCTTTGCCAACGTGGCCATATTAGGTACCGACTATGGTACTGTCACAGATATAGATGGAAACTATGTGCTTTCCAATCTTGAACCAGGTCTTTACAATGTTAGGGCAAGTTTCATAGGATACAGATCCCAAACCCGGTTTGAAATCCAAGTTACCAGAGCAAGAGCAGTTCAGCTGAATTTTGAACTGCGGGAAGAGGCTTCCGATCTCTCCGAGGTTACGGTCAATGCAGAGTTTAGCCGGTCGGATGAAACTCCCATTTCAGTAAGAAGACTGAATACCAATGAAATTGAAAGATACCCAGGTGGCAACAGGGACATAAGCAGGGTAATCCAGTCACTTCCAGGTGTCGCCAGTACCGCAAGTTTCAGAAATGACATCATTATCAGGGGAGGAGCTCCGAATGAAAATAAATTCTTCATAGACGATATTGAGGTTCCGGTTATCAATCACTTTGCTACCCAAGGTTCTTCAGGAGGTCCTGTTGGTATCCTCAATGTCAACCTGATCAAAAATGTAGATGTCATCACAGGTGGTTTTCCTGCAGATAGGATGAATTCACTCAGCTCTTTCTTCAACTTTGAACTGAAAGAAGGTAGAAGTGACAGGATGTTTACCCAAATGACCATTGGGGCGAGCGAGTTCACATTTTCCAATGAAGGGCCTTTGGGAGAAAAAACAACCTACCTCATTTCTGCAAGAAGATCATATTTACAGCTACTATTTAGGGCTTTAGGCCTTCCCTTCCTCCCTGATTTTTATGACTTTCAGGTAAAAACTGTCACCAAAATCAACGATAAGACTGAACTGACCTTTTTGGGTGTAGGCGCTATCGACCTCTTTTCATTGAATTTTGATGAACCTAGAAACGAAACCATTGAAGAGAGAGAGTCCAGGTTATACCTTTTGGATAACCTTCCCATCTCTACACAATGGAACTATACCACCGGGCTGAGGCTGAAAAGATTTAGAGAAAATGGCTTTTGGACGTTTATCCTGAGTAGAAACATGCTTAATAACCGCTCCTTCAAATATGCAGGAAACGACGATTCTACAAGGGACAATATATTGTTTGATTACCTGTCCCAAGAAAGTGAAAACAAGTTCCGTGCAGAAAATTCCATCTTCAAAGGACCATTCACGTTGAAATATGGGTTCAATTATGAATTTTCACGATTTACCATCAGCAATTTTGACCGGTTTACTTTGGCCCCCATCGGCCAGGTTATCAATGTGAATGATAAGTCTTTCTTTAATAGTTATGGAGGATTTGTATCTGCCAGTAAAAACTATCTCAATGAAAGGTTGCTGATTAGTGGTGGTGTAAGAATTGACGGAAGCGATTTTGGGCAGACTGCACAAAACCCCCTGAATCAAATCAGCCCCAGGGTTTCTGTTTCCTATCAGTTCAAACCGAATCTGTTCTGGACCACCAATGCAGGAATTTATTATCAAAGGCCTCCTTACACAGCATTGGGATTTAGAAATAATGAAGGGGAATTGGTCAATCAATTGAACGACATCCGCTTCATAAGATCCACCCAATTCATTACAGGTATAGAAAAAGTTGTGCCACAAAAGAGCAGAAGATTCGGAGTAGAGGCATTCTACAAACATTACAATAACTATCCTTCTTCTGTTATCAATGGGATTGCCTTGGCCAATTTAGGAGCAGATTTTGGAGTAATCGGAAATGAAGAAGTGAGGTCTGATGCACAGGGAAGAGCTTATGGATTGGAGTTTCTGGCACAACAACGCTTCTTTAACAACTTCTATGGAATCGGTGCTGTCACTTTGGTTAGAAGTGAATTTACCAATCCCAATACTGAAGGCTTCATCCCTTCTGCCTGGGATAACCGTATTATCGTAAGTTTAACTGCTGGAAAAAGATTTGGAAAAAATTGGGAGCTGGGGGCCAGATGGAGATACTTGGGCGGTACTCCGTATACTCCAATCGATGTGGAAACTTCCACTTTGATAGATGTCTGGAATTTGAGGGGACAGCCTTTATTGGATTTCAACCAAATCAATGCCTTAAGACTACAGGCATTCCATCAATTGGATCTCAGAATTGACAAAAAATACTTCTTTAACAAATGGAACCTGAACTGGTTCATCGATATTCAAAATGCCTATAATTTTGAAGCGGAACAGCCTCCTTTGTTAATTCCTGTCAGAAATCCTGATGGAAGTATCAAAATCAACCCCAATGATCCAAGCAGATATGAAATGCGGCTCATAGATAACCCCGCAGGCACTTTGTTACCGACTATTGGTCTGATTGTGGAATTCTAA
- a CDS encoding RNA polymerase sigma factor — MTTLEFSYSLNKLSSSLKPFALKLTRDMDDANDLLQDTMVKAFTNKDKFTEGTNLKAWLYTIMKNTFITNYQRMVRRGTFVDTTDNLHYINSGDILVENGAYGDFTMDDIYAAIEKLEDVYKTPFMMHYRGFKYHEIADKLNIPIGTVKNRIHIARKLLKEDLHVYQHKN, encoded by the coding sequence ATGACAACTCTAGAATTCAGTTACTCGCTCAACAAGTTATCCAGTTCTTTGAAGCCTTTCGCCCTTAAATTGACCAGAGACATGGACGATGCCAATGATCTATTGCAGGATACCATGGTGAAAGCCTTCACCAACAAAGACAAATTCACAGAGGGAACAAATCTAAAGGCATGGCTTTATACCATCATGAAAAACACTTTTATCACCAATTACCAAAGGATGGTGAGAAGAGGTACTTTCGTTGATACCACGGACAACCTCCATTATATCAATTCTGGCGATATCCTGGTCGAAAACGGTGCCTATGGTGATTTTACGATGGATGACATTTATGCAGCTATTGAAAAACTGGAAGATGTCTACAAAACTCCCTTTATGATGCACTACAGGGGCTTCAAGTACCATGAAATTGCCGACAAACTAAATATTCCTATTGGAACTGTAAAAAATAGGATTCATATTGCCAGGAAACTTTTGAAAGAAGACTTACACGTATACCAACACAAAAACTAA